The genomic window CTCCGTCCCGGCTGCGGCCGCCCGCCCGGACCGGGTGTGTCTTCGTCTCTGCGTCACGAAAGGATGCGGCCCGGGTGAAGAAAATCGCCGGTCCGCGCAAAGGGACCGGGCGTTCCCTGGACGATTCGGGAACCGACTCTCAGGCGGGCTTCACCACGAGACCGGTCCGGATGCACCGGGTACACGCCTTGACCCGGCGGACGGCCCCGCTCTTGTCCATGTGCCGCACGGTCTGGAGATTGGGATACCATAGACGCTTGGTCTTGTTGTTCGCGTGGCTCACATTGTTGCCGACATGCGGTTCTTTCCCGCAAAACTCGCATTTCCTGCTCATGACGCTGCTGTCCTTTCCATTCGGATCAAAATCTCATATGGTGAACCTCGGTCGAGAAAACTCGGCCCGGATGCTCGGTTTAACGAAAAATCCCTTCTATCACACGAGTATCCCCAGGGCAAGGCCTTTTTAAATCGAACCGGGACAGGCCGGCCGCCTCACCGCCGGCGTTGCCTCTCGGAAGCCCGGAGAATTGACGGCGGGAGCGATTTGCTCTCCATCCCCGGTTTGTTGCGGCTTCACGGCATCGAATTGCCTGTGAGAATCCACGCTAAATATCGTCGATTCTCCTTTCGAGATGGACGATCCGTTCCCTGTCGAACGTGCAGTCCCTGTAGAAAAGATGCTGAAACTCATCGACGAAGAGATGCGCCTTTTGGCGCACATCCGCATCCTCGATGCGGCCCAGGAACTCTTCCAGTCCCTCCGCCTCCCTCTTCCTGTAGCCGAGCGAGGCCATCTTGGCGGCGAAGCGTTCGATGATCCTCGCCTCCGCGCTTTTCCGAGGCCTCAGCAGTCCGAAGGCGATTCCTCCCAGGAGGATGACGACGGCAAGCTCCGGGAGATACCGTATGAGTGTCTCTTTGCCCGCTTTCAGCGAAAACACGGGGTGTTCGAACAAAGCGTTCACTTGTCTGAAGAGCTTGATCTGCTGACTGAAATCGTAGCTTATGACGATCTTGTCCCAATAATAATTGAAGGTGTCCATCATCAGCGACAACTTCAGGAACAGGCTCCGGCCGTAGACCTCCGAGGGGGTGTCGAGGGAGTGGGGCGTCGGGTCGAGCCTCAGCCATCCGCGGTTGTCCATGTAAGCTTCCACCCAGACGTGGGCGTTTTTCTGCAGGACCATGTAGTATCCCGCCGCCGGGTTGTGGTACCCGCCCCGA from Syntrophobacter fumaroxidans MPOB includes these protein-coding regions:
- the rpmB gene encoding 50S ribosomal protein L28; this encodes MSRKCEFCGKEPHVGNNVSHANNKTKRLWYPNLQTVRHMDKSGAVRRVKACTRCIRTGLVVKPA